The following are from one region of the Oryzias melastigma strain HK-1 linkage group LG22, ASM292280v2, whole genome shotgun sequence genome:
- the cfd gene encoding complement factor D, whose translation MEREVLLVAALFIVTLFSRTECIVGGREAEPHSRPYMASIQVPEGDALKHECGGFVIADQWVMTAVHCLPNGPNGRKVVLGLHSLSQPEETKQTFDILELHNHPNFNLDNFDNDISLIKLDRPFNTSEAVQAVQFLRAGGTNPEAGAEVETAGWGSLDNLGSRPDKLREVVIEVIRPTRCSRSDYFGSKFTSNMMCANKVCKDPCDQPFRVQDGCDGDSGGPLLYNNVAVGITSNGGKKCGQVKKPGIYTIISLYTEWIDSIMAPPPAETQDQRS comes from the exons ATGGAGAGAGAAGTGCTTCTGGTTGCTGCCTTGTTTATTGTCACCCTCTTTTCTCGCA CTGAGTGCATCGTCGGTGGCAGAGAGGCAGAGCCGCACTCTCGGCCTTACATGGCCTCCATCCAGGTCCCAGAGGGAGACGCTCTGAAGCATGAATGTGGAGGCTTTGTGATTGCAGATCAGTGGGTGATGACAGCCGTGCACTGTCTGCCGAACGG GCCAAACGGGAGGAAGGTCGTACTGGGTCTCCATTCCCTGAGTCAGCCGGAAGAGACAAAACAAACCTTTGACATTTTGGAACTTCACAATCATCCTAACTTCAACCTGGATAATTTTGATAATGACATTTCTTTGATCAAG TTGGATCGCCCGTTCAACACCTCTGAAGCTGTTCAAGCTGTGCAGTTCCTGCGAGCCGGCGGCACAAACCCTGAAGCCGGTGCCGAGGTTGAGACTGCTGGCTGGGGCTCTCTGGACAACTTGGGGTCCAGACCGGACAAGCTGAGAGAGGTGGTGATCGAAGTGATTCGCCCCACTCGATGCTCGCGCAGTGACTACTTTGGTTCGAAGTTTACCAGCAACATGATGTGTGCAAATAAAGTCTGCAAGGACCCTTGCGACCAACCCTTCCGTGTTCAGGATGGCTGTGAT GGAGACTCTGGAGGCCCTCTGCTCTACAACAATGTTGCAGTGGGTATCACCTCCAATGGAGGGAAGAAGTGTGGCCAAGTCAAAAAGCCAGGAATATACACCATCATCTCCCTCTACACTGAGTGGATAGACAGCATCATGGCCCCACCGCCTGCAGAAACACAAGACCAGAGAAGCTGA
- the LOC112146738 gene encoding uncharacterized protein LOC112146738, with translation MSHNGEANTNHIMAVISQVEEWSSLKSLLQTSCQDEGHQVTCSSLGAYQVCSVTVEDEMISLHYADLKEDMSDESICQAVETCIKPCTNGISSFLLLIQGGCYTKKERRLVEILQAHFGPEILKYLVILSTEDGEVVDTLDDALLDLINVCDGRYCRITSSSVTGGLHSLLEMVNCTLSESGVGGYTEAMLAEAKRRCTEDSAMKLLKQKVEEAENKEQEFKDFVQMQENRRTKEMEELKAKHARERKKEAAERKKYEEKREGLQEAVISHKASLQLQMTTPSDDETKAASVILLGLSGSGKSSALNLILSRAGNQYSLNGSTHEPTHPTLSCEKKVVFAADRRLILVDTPELWDEDGVENLALVKDCLALALPGPHVFLLVLQVGRFTQGENNMLGYMQKTFGREVAEHSIILFINSEENQSKPQRVDDYVAEAHTTLQDLIRKCGSRFHGLNITNNRSALSYPQVRELLLGINKLVASHGGRPFLTKRFSPQELQERNKVIVEKKEDMLEINHLLRSE, from the exons ATGTCCCACA ACGGTGAAGCGAACACAAACCACATAATGGCGGTTATCTCTCAGGTGGAAGAGTGGTCATCTCTAAAATCTCTGCTCCAGACAAGCTGCCAGGATGAAGGTCATCAGGTAACCTGCAGTTCTCTGGGAGCTTACCAAGTCTGCAGTGTGACAGTGGAAGATGAGATGATCAGTCTGCACTATGCAGATTTAAAAGAAGACATGTCAGACGAAAGCATATGTCAAGCAGTAGAGACCTGCATCAAGCCCTGCACAAATGGAATCAGCTCCTTTCTGCTGTTAATCCAAGGGGGATGCTACACCAAGAAGGAAAGAAGACTGGTGGAGATCCTGCAGGCACACTTTGGACCTGAGATTTTAAAGTACCTGGTGATTCTGTCGACAGAAGATGGAGAAGTAGTGGACACTCTAGATGACGCTCTGTTGGATTTGATAAATGTGTGCGACGGCAGGTACTGCCGCATCACATCATCTTCTGTGACTGGAGGTCTGCACTCTTTACTTGAGATGGTCAACTGCACACTGAGTGAAAGTGGCGTTGGTGGCTACACTGAAGCCATGCTGGCTGAGGCAAAAAGACGCTGTACAGAGGACTCGGCCATGAAACTGCTCAAACAAAAAGTGGAAGAGGCAGAAAACAAAGAGCAGGAATTCAAAGATTTTGTTCAGATGCAAGAGAACCGCCGAACCAAAGAGATGGAGGAGCTGAAGGCGAAGCATGCACGGGAAAGAAAGAAggaagcagcagaaagaaagaaatatgaaGAAAAGAGAGAGGGTCTTCAGGAGGCGGTGATCAGCCACAAAGCCTCACTGCAGCTCCAAATGACTACCCCTAGTG ATGATGAAACAAAGGCTGCGTCTGTCATCCTGTTGGGCCTCTCTGGCAGTGGGAAGTCATCTGCTCTGAATCTGATTCTAAGCAGAGCGGGTAACCAGTACTCGCTTAACGGGTCCACTCACGAACCAACTCATCCCACCCTGTCCTGTGAAAAGAAGGTTGTGTTTGCAGCAGACAGGAGGCTCATCCTGGTGGACACCCCTGAGCTGTGGGATGAAGATGGAGTTGAAAATCTTGCATTGGTGAAAGACTGCCTGGCCTTGGCTTTACCTGGACCACATGTGTTCCTGCTGGTGCTTCAGGTAGGACGCTTCACCCAGGGAGAGAACAACATGCTTGGATACATGCAGAAGACCTTTGGACGAGAGGTAGCAGAACATTCCATCATCCTGTTCATTAATTCTGAAGAAAATCAGTCCAAACCTCAGCGAGTCGACGACTATGTTGCTGAAGCTCATACAACCCTGCAGGATCTCATCAGAAAATGTGGGAGCCGGTTCCACGGGCTGAACATAACCAACAACCGCAGTGCTTTGAGCTATCCGCAGGTCAGAGAGCTGCTTTTGGGAATCAACAAGCTGGTTGCCTCACATGGAGGGCGACCATTCTTAACGAAGAGATTTTCTCCTCAGGAGCTCCAAGAAAGAAACAAAGTGATTGTGGAGAAGAAAGAGGACATGTTGGAAATAAATCACTTATTAAGAAGTGAATAG